The Fodinibius saliphilus genomic interval TTGGTAATGTAAGCCGCGTACTGTCCCCCGTTCCGATTGGGAAAGGTTATCCTGCACAAAATTTATATCTAATCCCTGGGCTTTTAAATGCTCCTCACGATACGTTTCAAGGAAAAATCCTCGCTCATCCCTATAAACTTCAGGTTGTAAAAGTAATACATCAGGGATGTTATTCGCCTTAATTTCCATTCCTTAACTACTAAAAAGATTATACAGTTATTTCTATAATTACCTTATTTGGCTCCCAGCTGTTTTAATAATGATGCCAGCCCCTCTTTCCACTCGACCGGTTCAAATCCAAATTCTGTTTCCAGCTTTTGTGTATTTAATTTTGAAAAAGAAGGACGTTCAGCCTCCATTGGAAAAGCTGATGAATCGACTGCTTCAACTGCAATATCAATCTCACTTAAGGTAAAAATTGTTTGGGCGAAATCGTACCAATTAATCACCCCTTGTGAAGATAAATGGTAGGTACCTTTAGCATCACGTTCTAAAAGGGCCAAACTTTTTTGGACCACATCTTCGGTAAAGGTGGGGCTGCCCCACTGGTCGTTTACGACTTGCAGACTATTTCGTTCTTTTGCCAGTTTCAACATCGTTTTAACAAAATTGTTACCAAACTGTCCACAAAGCCACGATACCCGAATAATAAGATGATTTTCAGTAGTATTTCGGATCGCCTGCTCCCCTTCCCACTTTGTCTTTCCATACCAGTTTATAGGATCAACAGGGTGTTTCTCAGGATAACCATTAGGGCATTCTTTCATATCGAACTTAGAGCCGGGGAACACATAGTCTGTTGAGTAATGAACTAATTTAAATTCAAACTGCTTACTTAACTCAGCAAGATATAAAACCGCTTCAACATTTATTTTATGAGCTTGTTTCCGGTTCTTTTCGGCCCCGTCTACATCTGTATACGCAGCACAATTAACAACCACATCAGGTTTTTGTTTTCGAAGCTCATCTGAGACTTCCCGGTAGTGCGTAATATCAAGCTGCGATGAGGTATAGCTCAACAACTCAATATCATCTACTCCATTCTCTTCTATAAATGTTTGCCACTCTCTGCCCAATTGTCCTGAGGCCCCCAATAAAACTAACTTCATTCTGTGTCACTGCTTACAAGTTCATTAGCTCTCTTATATGATTTGGGCGTTCCCGCGTCTGTCCACCAACCATCCATTACCGAAAAACGCATTGCATCTTCTGCCACATAATGATTATTGACATCTGTAATCTCCAATTCTCCCCTATCTGAGGGCTCCAATGTACGGATATAGTCAAACACCTTTGCATCATACATATACATACCCGTTACTGCCAAATTGCTTTTAGGCTGGTCTGGCTTTTCTTCAATACTTACGATCCGATCATTATCCACTTCAGCAACCCCAAAACGTTCCGGATCTTCTACTTCCTTTAACATAATTTGAGCTCCTATCCCGGGATAAGCATTCACGGCCTCCTCTAGTGAGGTCTGGAAAATATTATCCCCTAAAATAACGGTCATACTATCATCGCCTACAAAGTTTTCTGCTAATCCCAGTGCTTGAGCAATCCCCCCTGCTTCATCCTGCACCTTGTAAGTAAACCGGCACCCAAAATCTTTTCCCGATCCCAGCAGGTTCACCACATCCCCCATATGTTCTGTACCGGTAACAATCAGAATTTCATCTATTCCAGCGGCTATTAACTTTTCAATGGGATAGTAGATCATCGGTTTATTTCCAATGGGCAATAAGTGCTTGTTGGTAACCTTCGTGAGTGGATATAAGCGTGATCCAGTACCGCCAGCTAAGATAATTCCTTTCATTAGACTATACCTAACTTCATTTAGTTTTCTTTAGATACTCCGATAAACCGAATACTAATGATATTATTACCGTTTTAAAAAAGTAGTTGAAAAATTATTACGTGAGAGTTCTTCAAAATCCACTATACGATTAATCAATGCTAACATAGTAGCATCCATTCAACAAAAGACTAATACATTTCACCTATGGCCTTTTTGGGTAATTGCTATTTCTTTTTCATCCCAAACAGTTGCACAAAATAAAACATGGGTTGAAACAACAGATTCAGACCGGCTTACGCCTAAAAACTGGGATCCCTATGAGGTACCTGACAGTAATGCATCCGTTACTATTGAACCCGATCGTAAAAATCTCTTTACTGTCATTCCCAGTGCAAATATAACTGTTGCTGATATCCATATATCAAACTATAGTAGCGGTCAACTCACAGTTAACAACAACCAAAGCCTTACGAATAGCGAATGGAACATTTATCTATAGGTTAAATATCGATGGTAAGTCATATCCCCAAAAAAATGATTATCGTAAAATAACTTATGCCCTTTCCGCCAGGTACTCACCAAACTATATCCAATCTAATGAAGATATTATTACGTAGTACCTATTTAAAGAGCAAAATCTCCTATGTACTTTACATATTTTGTGACCTTTGATAATTATAGATTCAACTCAATTAAAAATATTTTAATTGAATTATAATGATTGTACTTTATTGGTATACGATAGTGCTAAAGGGTTATTTAGTCATTTACTTCTACAAGACGGTTTAAAAACTAAAGAAAGGTATTTCATAAGTAGATCAGTGAGAAAACGGGGTTGTATAGTATTTATAATTATAAGTATTCTATTCGTTGGCATTGCTACATCAAAGGCGCAAACTACTGATGTTATTAAAGCTTCCGGAGGTACCGACCTATCTATTGACTCTGTTGCCACACAAGGGTTTACCAGCATAAGCGGACCCACTATTCGTGAAACAGCTTCCGGACAACTTGCCGAAAATGGTACCATAGCATTAACACTTCCTGATGGTTTTGTATGGAATACAGCTTTAACCAGCGGTGATATAACCATTACTATTGAGCCAACAGGGGCAGCTAATACAAAACTGCAAGTGAGCTTTACCTCTATTACCGCCTCTGAAGCAACATTTACCATTGATCAACAAAGCTCCACAAACGGTAAGGGACAAGGACCCGGTCGAGTAGAAATACAGGGCTTACAGCTAAGACCAGATACTCTGGAAGTTCCATATGAAAAACAAATTACCAATACCGGTTCTACCGGCCCTGATAGAAACTATGGAAATCTCAGCACAGCTGTTGGTGCTATTACCCAAGTTAGCGTAGAAACTGCTTCTGATGGCAGCGGCCAAGCAGTACCAACACAAAATATACTGGCAGGAAACTCATTTACTGTTTATGCCATTGGTCGTGATGTAGGGGATAACTTTGTTGAAAATGTTGCTCTCACGAATACCAGTGATTGGACGCTTGTCGGCGGTAACGGCAACGTACCTCAAACAGCAATCACTTCATCCAATGATCGCAAAAGTGCCACTTTTTCATCCCAAACAACCGGCACCACTAAAATAAAGACTGCCTATAGCGGAGCAACGAATGTCACTTCTGGTCTCATAACTGTGCTTCCCCGCCCTGCCGATGCTATCACAATAAATACCCAACCCTCCAATACAGCAACGGCGGGGACACCTTTCAGTACCGCTCCTGTCATATATTTACGCGATCAGTTTGGGAACAAGGTAACTACCGATAACAGTACTCAGGTTACGGCAAGCATATCTTCGGGTACTGGCACACTCTCGGGAACCCTGAGCCGTACCGCTTCCTCGGGAGAAATTACTTTTTCAGGGTTATCTACCAATATTGCCAATACCATCGCCTTACAGTTTGAAAACAGCAGTTTAACTACAGCTACATCAAACTCTATCGTGATTGAACCAGCAGCGGCCTCAGATCTAAAATATATTCAACAGCCTACCAACACTGCTGAAAACAAAACCATTGCCCCACCAGTAGTAGTACAACTGCTGGATACTTTTGGAAATGAAGTTCCAAAAAGTGGAGTTTCGGTATCCATTGATAATGAACCCTTCTGGCAAAATAGTACGCTTACTTCTACAACCGATAACAGCGGTACTGCTACCTTTGATGATCTTAATGTAGCCAATAAAACAGCCCCCGATACAGTACAGCTTTCTGCCGACTTTTCCGCTTCATCTCCTGTCAACAGTAAACCTTTTAGGATTATCAATAAAAATGCCTTGGCAGAATATAGCATAACTAATTTATCAGAGACCGATATCACTACTCAACAAGCCGGTAGCTCCTTCGGTGTGCGAATTACCGCTCTTAACGGTAACGGAAACCCCTTTACCTTTTCATCTGACAGCACTTTAACCATCACAGCAGATAATGTCCTCGAAGGGTGGAGCTCAGATGTTACTATTTTAAGTGGAAATAGTAGTGTCGATACCACATTAACATTTAAATCGAGCGGTAACACTCACCTTTATGCCGATTCAAGTGAAACTATTTTCGGACAAAGCAACAGCTTCAATGTAACGCCAGCTGATTCCATTGACACTAATACAACGACGGTCTCAGCAGGGACTACTCAAATTACCGCCGATGGCAGTAGTACTACCACTATCACAGTACAAATTAAGGATCAGTTTGGGAATAACCATCTGGGTGGAGGCGATACTGTTCAACTAACAACAGATACCGGTACCTTTAACGGTGGGGTGCAATCAATAACCGCAAACGATAATGGGGATGGTACCTATAGTGCAGTCCTTACTTCCTCTACAACCGCCGGCGTTACTGCGAATATAAGTGCAACGGTAAATAGCCGATCAATAACAGATCAGGCAACTGTCACATTCGAAGCAGGTGAAATAACTTCTTTTGCTTTTCAATTACCACAAAATGGAGGAACCCCTGCAACACAAACTGCAGGAATCTCATTTGATATTGATGTCAATGCCATCGATGCCAATGGAAACACCATTCCTGATTTCAATGGTTCGGTAAGCCTTAACAGCAACTCTACACTCGTTGCCGGAGGTTCTGCTACTTTTTCAAACGGCCAGCTACAAAACCATTCCATTACCCTCACCAAAGCAGATTCCAATGTTACTATTACTGCTAAAGCAGAGAACTTATATAATATTGAGGGTACAAGTGCGTCATTTATTGTCCAGCCGAATAGTCCGGACGCTTCTCAATCCACACTAGTAGCTACACCAAATGTCTTGCAGAATGATAATACATTTGAGTCAACGGTATCCGTTATACTTAATGACAGTTACAACAACAGGATATACCAACAGCAACCGGTATCGTTGGATCTTACGCAGCTCGAAGAAAATAACAGTAGTTCTTCCGATGGGGTAGCGCAGGCCTCATTAGCAAATGGTTCTAACATCCCATTTACCAGTTCAAAAGCGGTGTATAAAGATACGCTTACAGCAACTACAACAATCGAAATTGTAGAAATAACGGCTAGCTTTGGCAATTCACCTTCTATAAATATTAGTCAAACAGATACTGTTGATATTGTGGTGCCTAATACCTGGACTGCAGGTGCCGGGGGGCCCAGCGGCAACCGTACCGACTGGACAAACCCCGAGAACTGGTCCCAAAACCAGGTCCCTGACAGCACTGACTTTGTCATTATTCCAAATATTAGCGACCTACCTATACTGGATCTAAATATCGATGTAGGAAGTTTCGAAATTCAGTCAGGTGTTTCCCTCACTTTATTTGGGGGAAATGCCATCTCCCTTTCGGGCAACCTTAACGTAGACGGAGTGCTTGATATTGAGGATAATACCGAAATTGCTGTCGGGGGTAACTTTTCAGGTACAGGGTCATTCTCGGCCGGGCAAACAACTGACATACAAATAGACGGAGATATCTCACTGCCCAGTTTTTTAGCCCGTACTGCTGGTTCAGAGATTACGCTTGGCGGTAGTAGCCCACAGATTATTTCATCAGTTAATTTTCTTGCCCAAAATTTAAATATCCAAAATGATATCAATGTTAATTCAGGCAACGACCTCATCGATACATCCGTATTAACTATTGACAGCGGAAAAACACTGGAGCTCAATACAAGTGCCAATGACACGCTTGATGTTACAAAAGAGATTACCGGTGACGGAACTCTTATAATCAACGATAATGCCATTGTAATGAGCGGCAACTTTAATCTAAACGATATCGATGCCTCTCAGGGTACCGTGATCTTTGGGGTACGCCCCGGACAAGATCCGGGCAGTTCTTTTTTGTCTGAACAACAGATCTCAAACTTAGATCAGATGAAAAATGCCATAATTAATAACAGTCATGGCGTCAAAACATATGCTGATGTTGTGGTCGATGGTACACTAACACTTGAAAATGGGCCGCTTCTTATCAGCTCGGGGCAAAGTTTAATTGCGCCAACCCAGCTATACAACAACGGTACCTTAAAATTACAGCGAAATATAAGCCCACAACAGGGCTGGCGGCTGATAAGCTCTCCTATCAACACCGATTTCAACGACCTTTTCTCGGGATCTGATACTCTTACTGTTCAGGGTATCACCGGTTCTACATATCCCAACCGACAACCGAACCTATTATACTACAATGAAACTATTCCGGGTACTGACAACCAGCGTTGGCGGGCCCCTTCGTCAATGAGCAGTGCAATACAAGACCCTGATTCTACCGGGCGGGGCTTTTTCTTCTACGTTTTTGGGGATGTATCCGGCGACAGTGACTATACAGACACACTCCCTATAACCTTAGAGGTTAGCGGACAGGAGTATAAGCATGCCAATAGCTCTTTTAATTTCAGTTCTGTAACCTATACTGCTGCTGCAGATACCGGGTGGAATTTAGTTGGTAACCCATGGGCTGCCACCCTTGATTGGGACGATTCGGGATGGACTAAAACCAATGTTGACAATACCGTTTATGTTTGGGATCCATCCACCAACAGCTATCTGACCTGGAACGGTATAGACGGCTCCCTTAACGATGGATTAATCAAACCCTTCCAAGCATTTTGGGTAAAAGCCAACAGTAGTAGTCCGGTACTATCTATCGATAAATCTGTTAAAACTACAGGAGGAAGCTATCATGGAAAATCTGGCAAAAAGCCTGCTTCTATCGGTTTCCTTCTTGAGGCAGACAGTCTTTCTAATGAAATGCACTTAACGTTAACTCCTGATGGCAGTCAAGGGTATGATCCTCGCGATGCCTATCGCCTTTTGCCTTTTGATACCGATACCTATCTGGAGTTTTATACTACTCTTGATGATGGAACAGAACTGGCGATCAATAACCTGGCTCGTAGTTTTGGTAAACCGATTACTATACCGCTGCATGTAGGAGGATTTAAAAATGGAAATGCCATTAACGGCGAGTACACAATTTCATGGCCCGACTTTGGGAAAGTCCCCGATGCATGGACCATTACACTTATAGATAGAGACAAAAGCCAAGAAATTAATTTGCGTCAAAACACTTTTTACAGTTTTGATCTGTCTCAATCAAAGAAGAAAAGTATATCTAAGAACGCCATAGAGAACTTTCGTCTCACTAAAAAATCTCCTGCAAAAGGTAAAATGAAAGATGGTTCTGGCGATAGCCGATTTGCAATACGCATAGAACCCGGTGCAGATGGGGCCGGTATTCCCGACAAATATGCTTTAAGAACCAACTATCCCAATCCTTTTACAGAATTCACTAAGATCCGCTTTGATACTCCCGTGGAAGGGAAAGTGAAAATTATGGTATATGATATATTAGGACGAAGAGTAAAAACAATCCTTGATGAGCGTCGCAAAGCTGCTTTCCATGATGATGTTAAATGGGACCCCACCCAATTAGCCAGCGGAGTATACATACTGGTAATGCGTGCTGGTGGAAAACAGTTCACCAAGAAATTAACGTATATCAAATAAGCCTCTCTTAAAATATTAAAATAAACAAATGGTTATTAGCTGATTATAACCTCCCTGTAGGTCTCTCTTCTTTATATTAATCATCAAAATCACATCTAGGCCTACTAACTCGTTGATGCAAATAAACAAACGTTTATACCAACGGTATTGGAAGTATTTATATAAAGGGGTACTACTTATATTCTTAATACTCTTGATAACTGATACCGTTTCTGCACAATTTAATAATGGGTATAGTTTTAGAAAACGTATCCAGATACATAGTGCTAACGTTTCTGGTACCCAACCCCTCTCTAACTTTCCCGTTTTAGTAAATATAACTAACAACGACTTTCGCTCTGCGACCAATGGTGGGTTTGTTGAAAATAGCAACGGCTATGATATCATCTTTACATCGGCTGATGGAAGCACAAAGCTAGACCATCAGTTAGAATCTTATAATGCCAACACAGGTGAAGTTTCAGCTTGGGTTCAAATCCCTTCCCTTGCAGCCCAAAACAATTCATATGTCTATATCTACTATGGTAACTCTAATATAAATTCAGACCCTTCTGCATCGGGTACTTGGGATTCTAATTATCAGCTCGTACATCACCTTAATAATAATTTTCTGGACGCTACCGCTAATAATAATATTGGTACAAATAACGGAAGCAGTGATAGTGAAGGTAAAATTCTACGCTCTCGTGATTTTAATGGCTCCAATGACTTTATCGAAACCCCTGATGATGTATCCTTGAATATCACCGGAGATATTACAATCTCCATGTGGGTGCTAGTAGATGACTATTCAAATACGCCCGACTTGCTAACCAAAGGCTCCTATACAGAATCGTATTCAACCTGGATTAGAAATAATGGTGCCGTCCGTTTTAATATCGACGCGAGTAATACAATTACCACTAATAGCACTATTAACTCCGGAGTTTGGAATTACCTCACCTTCACGAAAGGTGCATCGGGACGAAGTATCTATATAAACGGTGCCATAGATGTTACCGATAATTTTTCAAATACCATCGGTACTACCTCCAATCCGCTTTATGCCTCAACTTCATCATACCCATTAGATGGACGAATCGATGAAATTAGGATTTCAAATACTGTACGCTCTTCTGATTGGATTGCAACCGAATATAACAACCAAAACGATCCCGCCAATTTTCTTTCTATCGTTAATGATCCCCCAGAACTGGCAAATATTGAAAATCTTGCAAAAGCCTATAATCTTGGCTCCCCACCTATCCCGATTACTTCTGCATTAACTGTGGATGATTATGATACTGCCAATATTCAAAGTGCCACTGTTCAAATAACTACCAACTATTCTACAAATGACATACTGGCTTTTACTGATCAAAATGGTATATCCGGATCATGGGATTCAGGGACCGGCACACTTACATTAACGGGCAGTGCCGCCCCAGCTGCTTATGAAACAGCATTACGTTCTGTAACTTTTGAGAACACCAGTAGTTCTCCCAGTCAATCACCCCGAACCATCGAATTCAAAGTCAATGACGGTACTGATGAAAGTAATACCGAGGACAGACAAATTTATATTCCATCCGTCAACGATCTCTCTGCCGATATTAATAATGTTGTATTTCATTTTTCTGCATTAGATATAGATGGAGATTTAGATACAAACGACCAGCCAGCAGATAACACCCGTATAAACCCTTGGAACGATCGTTCTACCAGTGCTGCAGGTAGTACAAACTTTTCTTTCAATAATAGCACAACGGCTGAACAGTCGCTGTTCTTTGCTAACAGTGCAGCAATGGGGGAACGGGGAGGAATGTTATACGATGGTACTGACGACTCCTATTCTCGCAGTTCTGAAAATACAATCAACAAAGGCAACTTTGATCAAAAGTCATTTGCCGTTGTTTTTAGAACTGGAAATAACATATCAACTGATCAAGTTATTTATGAACAGGGTGGAACAAGCCGGGGATATCTAATCGGAATATTTAACAGTCACTTATATGCCTATGCCTGGAACCACAACGGCTGGGCGGCAGGTGACCAGGATAAATCCATAGATTTAGGAGCAGTACAACCATATACAAATTATATTGTCATCGCCAGTCATGATGCCACAGCGGGCTCTCTTTCTGATCGTAGCTGGTCGGCCAACGTTAACGGTGGGCCCATACAGGTCTTAAATTACACTGACGGTCAGAAATCACATTCAGGCGCTCCAGAAATAGGCGCCTCAAACGGAGCCTTAGACCCGGTAAATTTTCAAAATATAACAGGTGCATACTTCGAAGGATACATTGCAGAATTGGTCTCGTGGAATCAATCGCTTTCCAACGCTCTTTTCTCTGAGGTCTTTAATTTACTCGACCAACGATGGAGTAATGAATCACCACAACTTTCAAATATCGAAAGTAGCAGTATTAATTACACTGAGGAAGATCCGGCCACTTCCCTTACCTCAACTATTACAGCATCAGATAGTGATAATACTGTTCTGGACAGTGCTCGAGTCAACATTAGCAATAACTTTGTTGCATCTGAAGATCAGCTCAACTTCACGAATGCCAACAGTATTAGCGGTACCTATAATAGTTCTTCCGGGGAACTCCTCTTAAGCGGCACAAGCTCAGTTAGCAACTACCAGGCAGCTCTGCAAGCTATCACGTATGAAAATACCAATAATGTCAATCCCTCGACAAACACACGGACACTAAGTTTCACAATATATGACTGGGATGACCCGAGTAATACATTGACAAGAAATATCACTATTACCCCAAACAATAGCCTCCCTTCATTAAGTAATATTGAAACAACAACCCTCGCCTATACCGAAGGTGATGGCAAAACTGCTATCACTTCATCCATAACTATTAGCGATACCGATAACAGCATAATGCAAAATGCTACAGTTCAGATTACAGGGAACTATTCACAGGGAGAAGACCAGTTAGATTTTATGAATGCTAACGGGATCAGCAGTAGCTGGAATAGTTCAACAGGCACTTTAACCCTTTCAGGCAGTGCTTCGAAGGCAGATTATCAATCTGCTTTACGAAATGTAACCTATAACAACCTGAGTCCGATTCCATCCACCACTGATCGTACCATAACATTTACCGTCAATGATGGTCTGGATCCAAGTAACAGTCAAAATCGCACCGTATCGATAACCCCTACCAACGACATCCCTGTACTCAACAACTTAGAATCAACGCTGCTTCAGGTTAACGCAAGTGATCCGCCTACAAAAATCACCTCAACGATTACTGCTGATGATGCTGATGACCAAAATATTGAAAGTGCTACCATTCAAATATCCGACAACTACATCAATGGAGAAGATCACCTCGATTTCACTGACATTCTGGGTATTAGCGGTAGTTGGAACTCTAGTACAGGGACGCTTACTCTCACCGGCACTGCCAGCAAAAGTAATTACACTACAGCACTTCGCTCAATTACCTACGACAACACTTCTTCTACTCCCTCTCCGGCTACACGTACCGTTAACATTACCATTAATGATGGTGACGCAAACAGCAGTTTTGCAAGTCGAAACATTGCACTCAGCGCTGTCCGTTCTATTTCGGGCCTGCAACTTTGGCTCAAAGGCGACACCGGACTAATATTAAATGGAAGCGATGTTAGCACTTGGGAAGATCAGAGCGGTAATAATCGACACTTTTCATCTTCTTCCGCATCTAACAAACCTCAATTGGCAACAAATATTTCAAGCCTAAACAACCAATCAGCTGTTGAATTTGATGGTGGAGGCGACTTCCTCGAAGATCCGGACGGTGAAAACTATATCAATGGCTTAACCCAATTTACTCTTTTCTTTGTCATTCAATCCAATCAATTAAATGTGAACCGGGGGTTTTGGGATACCGAAAACCCAGATAGTCAAGACGAAGTTTTTACTATTCGGTATGATGCCTCAGGAGCTAATGCCGGAGCTAATAATCTTATTAAAGCAGGTATTCTAAATGACACCCCCGATAATCAGCTTGAAAGTTTTTCTGACATCCAAACAACCCAGGGACAAATACTCTCTTATGATTGGAAAAGTAATGAAGAATATAACCTGGTGGTTGATGGTGTACTCAATAATCCAAGTGCGATAAGTTCTCCTCCATCAGGCACCATATCGAATGCTTCAAAAGCACTAATCGGTAAAGGAGCAAAAGACGGCTCATCTGTTAGTTGGGATGGATATATAGCAGAAGCTATTTTATACGATCGGTTTTTAAATGATAGTGAGCGTAAATCAATAGAAGATTATCTCTCTGAGAAATATGGTATTTCTATCCGCTTAATTGGCAAGGCAACCGGTGGTGAAAACATCTCTGCCGACACCTATAATTCGGGGAGCTACACCTCCCTTTCGGGACCACGACTACGAGAAG includes:
- a CDS encoding DUF2341 domain-containing protein, producing MITDTVSAQFNNGYSFRKRIQIHSANVSGTQPLSNFPVLVNITNNDFRSATNGGFVENSNGYDIIFTSADGSTKLDHQLESYNANTGEVSAWVQIPSLAAQNNSYVYIYYGNSNINSDPSASGTWDSNYQLVHHLNNNFLDATANNNIGTNNGSSDSEGKILRSRDFNGSNDFIETPDDVSLNITGDITISMWVLVDDYSNTPDLLTKGSYTESYSTWIRNNGAVRFNIDASNTITTNSTINSGVWNYLTFTKGASGRSIYINGAIDVTDNFSNTIGTTSNPLYASTSSYPLDGRIDEIRISNTVRSSDWIATEYNNQNDPANFLSIVNDPPELANIENLAKAYNLGSPPIPITSALTVDDYDTANIQSATVQITTNYSTNDILAFTDQNGISGSWDSGTGTLTLTGSAAPAAYETALRSVTFENTSSSPSQSPRTIEFKVNDGTDESNTEDRQIYIPSVNDLSADINNVVFHFSALDIDGDLDTNDQPADNTRINPWNDRSTSAAGSTNFSFNNSTTAEQSLFFANSAAMGERGGMLYDGTDDSYSRSSENTINKGNFDQKSFAVVFRTGNNISTDQVIYEQGGTSRGYLIGIFNSHLYAYAWNHNGWAAGDQDKSIDLGAVQPYTNYIVIASHDATAGSLSDRSWSANVNGGPIQVLNYTDGQKSHSGAPEIGASNGALDPVNFQNITGAYFEGYIAELVSWNQSLSNALFSEVFNLLDQRWSNESPQLSNIESSSINYTEEDPATSLTSTITASDSDNTVLDSARVNISNNFVASEDQLNFTNANSISGTYNSSSGELLLSGTSSVSNYQAALQAITYENTNNVNPSTNTRTLSFTIYDWDDPSNTLTRNITITPNNSLPSLSNIETTTLAYTEGDGKTAITSSITISDTDNSIMQNATVQITGNYSQGEDQLDFMNANGISSSWNSSTGTLTLSGSASKADYQSALRNVTYNNLSPIPSTTDRTITFTVNDGLDPSNSQNRTVSITPTNDIPVLNNLESTLLQVNASDPPTKITSTITADDADDQNIESATIQISDNYINGEDHLDFTDILGISGSWNSSTGTLTLTGTASKSNYTTALRSITYDNTSSTPSPATRTVNITINDGDANSSFASRNIALSAVRSISGLQLWLKGDTGLILNGSDVSTWEDQSGNNRHFSSSSASNKPQLATNISSLNNQSAVEFDGGGDFLEDPDGENYINGLTQFTLFFVIQSNQLNVNRGFWDTENPDSQDEVFTIRYDASGANAGANNLIKAGILNDTPDNQLESFSDIQTTQGQILSYDWKSNEEYNLVVDGVLNNPSAISSPPSGTISNASKALIGKGAKDGSSVSWDGYIAEAILYDRFLNDSERKSIEDYLSEKYGISIRLIGKATGGENISADTYNSGSYTSLSGPRLREDFRGELTQGNTIVFEAPNGFEWDTGGSNPGVSIQPAYGNNTNLSISYTSRTAQKITFTIDAESNSSSKPGEVLFSGLRIRPTTGTLPNSGTITNGGTTGPGGTTNYGNIVMIPGTPATLNYIQLPSNSPVNQAISPSIAATINDQFGNTIEQSGSNISVTLSSGTGNLTGTTTQQTNVNGIAYFNDLVIDQTGSKKLTISSSGLPDNQSGPFDINLPGALANFDIEKVGGGIIPPQTAGISFDIKISAIDGTGSIDTDFNGSVDISSSALLSDGGGTTPTFTNGVLSSHSITISNTGDFTITASNSNGSEDGNSNTFTVNPGSANKATSTVSASPAYITNNGSSTATITAKLKDSEGNNLQSGGANVTLTTNAGSLSSTTDNGDGTYTATLTSSTANETATITATLNSETITDNAEVTFTQFDAIWEGTLGGDPSAEQWSNGANWNTGTVPQSGDAVLVPEDPATGNLYPIVQNADQTVDILIVENGADVSVAGGQTLTIKNDLSGGGEINGSNSANLEVGGNLTIHHVQMGNVLLNGSSLQQIENTSQFTNLEIDNTNNIEVNQNTFVDGTLTLTAGNLIIPSGYNLIANNQSVTAGALTFKRALTGVEGWRMISSPVASTYGDLLDGTITQGYSGAHYDADVAPHDTLQPNVLWYDETHQGTDNQRWRAPSSDSQALSEAKGLFVYVFGDDQNDARYNEELPDTLEVSGTEFNGNGNEIDFGITYTATADTGWNLVGNPYGATLNWDNKSTWTKTNVNQTIYVWDPNANGGNGNFLTWNGQVGSLGSGLIAPFQGFWVKANGSTPSLKVSEQNKTTDGIFRRKEQPTLPRITFKLEAEEQRGLQQKAYIMFGDNAKRGLDRKDGYRMFPFGENFLELYFKKSNGAQLNIENLPPKFKHRYELALEVGGITKGQGMDGELTLTWPVMENLPSKWIIKLQDNLTGDEVDLRKQSFYSFTHESSKQKVQTAKKVNTTPDKPIVLFDPASRSHTKKHKSNTRFSLVITTEEIEAKIPQRFKLKQNYPNPFNPQTKIEFGLPEKSSATIEIYDILGRRIATLAKDKTYPAGFHKISWTPKNLASGIYLYRIRTQERAITKKMTYIK